The Paenibacillus sp. FSL R7-0204 genome includes a region encoding these proteins:
- a CDS encoding AraC family transcriptional regulator: protein MRMNWSVRPAAYIYWEQKKQFLLEHDTYPVWTLFAVEQGKFAYRFGDHEGEGGFGDIIACPPETTFYRRTVSPLTFHFIQFEWEEEGGPEDAATLGGRWTVRDVERLKSTYRYMQSIGRGIQEEPGYSRMKHMLEDLWRLLEIERSSASEEVRSGETSPGPLMQQAKQWLLEHACTPMTLQELAATLDITPVQLTRRFRAAYGTAPSDFVTGLRLRRACQLLEDSRLPIEGIAQQCGYENGFYLSRVFTAKLGLTPSRYRKLHRL from the coding sequence ATGCGCATGAATTGGTCGGTTCGTCCGGCAGCCTACATCTATTGGGAGCAAAAAAAACAGTTCCTGCTGGAGCACGACACCTACCCTGTGTGGACCTTATTTGCGGTGGAGCAGGGAAAGTTCGCTTACCGCTTCGGAGACCACGAAGGAGAGGGCGGATTCGGGGACATCATTGCATGTCCGCCGGAGACAACCTTTTACCGCAGAACGGTTAGTCCGTTGACCTTTCATTTCATACAATTCGAATGGGAGGAAGAGGGGGGACCGGAGGACGCCGCAACGCTTGGAGGCAGATGGACTGTCAGGGATGTGGAACGTCTAAAATCTACATACCGCTATATGCAGAGTATCGGAAGAGGGATTCAGGAGGAGCCGGGGTATAGCCGGATGAAGCATATGCTGGAGGATCTATGGAGGCTGCTTGAAATCGAGCGCAGCAGTGCATCCGAGGAGGTGCGCTCTGGAGAGACAAGTCCGGGCCCGCTGATGCAACAGGCTAAGCAATGGCTGCTGGAGCACGCTTGTACACCTATGACCCTGCAGGAGCTGGCCGCTACCCTTGATATTACTCCAGTACAATTAACGCGGCGTTTCCGTGCCGCCTATGGGACGGCCCCTTCAGACTTCGTAACCGGACTCCGGCTCAGACGGGCCTGCCAGCTCTTGGAGGATTCCAGACTGCCCATTGAAGGGATCGCCCAGCAGTGCGGTTACGAGAACGGCTTCTACCTAAGCCGGGTGTTCACGGCGAAGCTGGGCTTAACGCCATCCCGGTACCGTAAGCTGCACCGCTTATAA
- a CDS encoding FAD-dependent oxidoreductase, with protein MRRETVNTDVTVVGGGLAGVCAAIAAARLGQRVALINNRPVLGGNSSSEVRVWVCGATSHGIHRYARETGIMGELFVENQYRNKDGNPYLWDMVVLEAVKAEPNIQLFLNTDVHEVDAYEDGSGQRSIRSVTGWMMGSERRITFESAVFLDCTGDGLAGFLAGAEYRLGREAREEYNEEWAPLIADDITLGSTLLFYTKDAGHPVKYIAPAMAKDITQTAIAERRIIRSGDNGCAYWWIEFGGEQDTVHDNEAIRDELWSVIYGIWDYIKNSGKFDADNMTLEWVGSTPGKREYRRFIGDYVLNQNDILAQREFPDRVAFGGWSIDLHPPQGVYATESGSKHMYSDGSYHIPFRSLYSVNVNNLLMAGRDISASHVAFGTTRVMATCAVIGEAAGIGAALCAAKGISPRELHAAHLNELQQTMLRQDASVLGLRNEDEADLALAATVSASSERSRFVVEQSAFSVPLTTNIGITIPADPELNGIGLLVDAAEAAELTVELWETGRPENYIPHTLIQSVSAPAQAGAAQWVKLPVQWKPESPRNAFLILKANPALSLHMADEPASGMLAYGHSETPAASRDFGENPPAQPVVQWDKKKFDHQAPCLRLSGTTSAFAADKVIDGYLRPYGGPHLWSSDKMNSGQPEWLELAWNEPVTLCEVHVTFNDDVNEDLINLHHHITPYEILPTLVKEYRIEAYKEGKWTAVAGEHDNHKRKRVHTLHEAVRTGRLRVVVLETNGSEYAEIIEVRVYG; from the coding sequence ATGCGCAGGGAAACGGTCAACACGGATGTAACTGTGGTAGGCGGCGGACTGGCAGGGGTATGCGCGGCGATTGCGGCAGCCCGGCTGGGCCAGCGTGTGGCGCTGATTAATAACCGTCCGGTGCTCGGCGGTAACTCCAGCAGTGAGGTGCGGGTATGGGTATGCGGCGCAACCTCGCACGGTATCCACCGGTATGCCCGTGAGACGGGAATCATGGGTGAGCTGTTTGTGGAGAACCAGTACCGCAACAAAGACGGCAATCCGTATCTCTGGGATATGGTTGTGCTTGAAGCGGTTAAGGCCGAACCGAACATTCAGCTGTTTCTGAACACGGATGTTCATGAGGTCGATGCTTACGAGGATGGCAGCGGCCAGCGGAGCATCCGGTCCGTGACCGGGTGGATGATGGGGTCGGAGCGGAGAATTACTTTTGAAAGCGCGGTCTTTCTGGACTGTACGGGAGATGGCCTGGCAGGCTTCCTGGCAGGGGCAGAGTACCGGCTGGGCCGTGAAGCACGCGAAGAATATAATGAGGAATGGGCACCGTTAATCGCAGATGATATTACGCTCGGCAGCACACTGCTCTTCTATACCAAGGACGCAGGCCATCCGGTCAAATATATTGCTCCAGCCATGGCAAAGGATATTACACAAACCGCTATTGCCGAGCGCCGCATCATCCGCAGCGGAGACAATGGCTGCGCCTACTGGTGGATCGAATTCGGCGGCGAACAGGACACTGTTCACGACAATGAGGCCATCCGCGACGAGCTGTGGTCTGTGATCTACGGGATCTGGGACTATATTAAGAACTCCGGCAAATTCGACGCTGACAACATGACACTGGAATGGGTCGGTTCCACTCCGGGCAAGCGGGAGTACCGCCGGTTCATTGGCGATTATGTCCTGAATCAGAACGATATCCTGGCCCAGCGCGAATTCCCGGACCGTGTGGCGTTCGGCGGCTGGTCCATTGATCTGCATCCGCCGCAGGGAGTGTACGCTACAGAGTCAGGCTCGAAGCATATGTATTCGGACGGCAGCTATCACATCCCGTTCCGTTCACTGTATTCCGTGAACGTCAATAATCTGCTGATGGCCGGCCGCGACATCAGCGCCTCGCATGTCGCGTTCGGCACGACCCGCGTCATGGCTACCTGCGCGGTCATCGGCGAGGCCGCCGGTATCGGCGCGGCACTCTGCGCCGCCAAGGGAATATCGCCGCGCGAACTGCATGCGGCCCACCTGAACGAGCTGCAGCAGACGATGCTGCGCCAGGATGCTTCTGTCCTCGGGCTGCGCAACGAGGATGAAGCCGATCTGGCACTTGCGGCTACGGTCAGCGCTTCCAGCGAGCGGAGCCGGTTCGTTGTGGAGCAATCTGCGTTCAGCGTCCCGCTCACCACTAACATAGGCATCACCATTCCGGCCGATCCTGAGCTTAATGGGATCGGACTGCTAGTCGATGCGGCTGAAGCCGCAGAGCTGACAGTAGAGCTATGGGAGACCGGTCGGCCCGAGAATTATATTCCCCATACGTTAATCCAGTCTGTATCCGCTCCCGCTCAGGCCGGAGCCGCCCAGTGGGTGAAGCTCCCGGTTCAGTGGAAGCCGGAGTCACCGCGCAACGCGTTCCTGATCTTGAAGGCCAATCCTGCACTGTCGCTGCATATGGCAGATGAGCCAGCTTCGGGTATGCTCGCCTACGGGCATAGTGAGACCCCCGCAGCCTCGCGGGATTTCGGCGAGAATCCGCCTGCACAGCCCGTAGTGCAGTGGGACAAAAAGAAATTTGATCACCAAGCCCCATGCCTTCGCCTGTCCGGGACAACGAGCGCCTTCGCTGCGGATAAAGTCATCGACGGATACCTTCGTCCTTATGGAGGCCCGCATCTGTGGTCCTCTGACAAGATGAACTCCGGCCAGCCGGAATGGCTGGAGCTGGCCTGGAACGAGCCGGTAACTCTGTGCGAGGTTCACGTTACCTTCAACGACGATGTGAACGAGGACCTGATCAACCTGCATCATCATATTACGCCTTACGAAATCCTGCCAACGCTCGTTAAGGAGTATCGTATTGAAGCTTACAAGGAAGGCAAATGGACCGCAGTTGCCGGGGAACATGACAACCACAAGCGCAAACGGGTACACACGCTGCACGAAGCTGTGAGAACAGGCCGCCTGCGTGTGGTGGTGCTCGAGACCAACGGCAGTGAGTATGCGGAGATTATTGAGGTGCGGGTGTATGGTTAA